A region of the Mytilus edulis chromosome 11, xbMytEdul2.2, whole genome shotgun sequence genome:
GGCAAGgtattatttattcataatattattagtattcataacatacaatttttcacaaaatatattccATAAATTAATGTGATTATACACATACATTACATTTTGTTTCCCGACGAGAGCGTGGAACACTCTTCACAAGAGGCATCGGGTTTAACGCCCCCAATCTGACCGGACACAGCTGCAAACTTTATTCATGCCGCATAGCCAAACGAACTCCCCACTTTGACAAACGTTTAACTGCTagtcgggagaagaccaaatgactatatttcttttcatcaGTAACCCTTGTGTTTATTTCGCTGCATCATGTACAATTTTCTGCGTAGAATGCAGCCGTGTTGATTTAGCTGATGACTCTGGATCAACTGGTGGATTTTTCCTCTTAGAGGTTTTTTTTTAGGTGTGTTCTTTTCTGCATGGCAAATGTTGGTGTTCAATGGTGAACCAACTACTACATTGTCATTGTTTTCCTCCAAGaagatttttagtatttttattcttttttagcaTGTATTCTCTCCCagatgttttacattttctttaaaagAACCTGACGACAATGCGTTTTAAACATCGTCGCCATTCTCTATAAACTTGGCCACATCTATATTGACATTTAGAAGCTCATCTGAACAAACTCCTGATCTATTAAATACATgaggtatttctttttttttggccaaatattacttataaaaaagaagatatgtatgattgccaatgagacaactatccactagagaccaaaatgacaaataaacaactataggtcaccgtacagacTTCAATAATGAGAAAGTTCATACCacataacaatttttttcattctttttgaaGTATTCCATGGTTACTACATTGTAGCTTCTGTGTTTCTCTCGCTGCATCTTCGTACAAAATTAGAGATAAAGATTTTGGCAAAGAGGGATAAATAAAATACAAGGAATATATAGACATGTCATACTgtataaaatcaataaaagacGAGTTTCACAATTTCTGTTTTCAAGACCCGTCAAAAAATAAATCTCTCTTATCAGTTAAAAACGAGGCTCAGGGTGTATCTATTATTTCCAGCTTCTGTATCGGACAATGGCAACAAAACGCAAATCTTTTCTCTTGATCAATTAGATAAGGTGTGCAAAATGAAAAGAGATTTTGAGAGAAAACAGTAAAAGTGCATCGGGAACTAAATAAATTCTTGTTAAGCACTAGATCCCGTGGTAGACGATTGTTAAATAACAGCTGATGAGAGGTCAAACAGGGACACATATATTGATATTGAAGACAGTTTCATTCCCCTAGTTAGTTTGGATTCTGTCAAGGAAATACGATTTAATGAACCAAATTAAACGGCAAAAGAACGGCAGTGGGAAACAGACCAGCGGAAATTTCCCCCGTGGATACCAATACTTGGTTTAGAGAACCAAAAAAACCCGGAGACTTAGGCATAGTTTGGATGTTGTTTTTTTGGCAACTTTCGAGTCGGGTCCATGACATCATACTATTCTAAATTATGAAAGGCGAGCTTTCCATTTGCACGCATTTTTCGATCTCGAGTAACTCTCTAACATGGCTGACAataaacttctttttttattttaattaacgATTTCATTGTTGATGATACTGAAAAGAATATTGTTGTATCGCACAATAAAAATTCATTACAAATGCTAATGTCACAGCACGGAGAACATTGCCCAAAAATACATGGATATGTTGAAAACATTATCCCACAATTTTAAGAGGAATATTTCGACACTCGGTCGCGAAGTGTTATATGAAGTTTTCGAACGCATAACTACAGATCTAAtgagaacttttttttatatggagcattgtagtacaatttcatagagatccatagaCTTATTATAGTTGACCAAATATTACCAATAaagtttttctaaattttttacctGAGGGACATCAGTTGTTCTCAGAGCAATAGACTTTATACTGTTGAATCACATCACTGGAACCCATACAACGTACTACATTTGGCATTTCATGTACAGATCCATCTGACATTTTTATCTTTCTCTCTCCATATGGCAAATCACGAACAACATGTGAAGAAGTGATAAAATCAAGGAAATTGTCTAACTTTACAGGATCCATTCTTTGCCTAGTTAAAGATGTAGTTAGGGGTAGACCTGGCCCAACAATCGTAGCATGGCTCTTTGCTGCATAGTATTTATTCTCAGAGACGTCGGGAAGCATCTCAAAAACTTGATTATATGACATGGTCTGTGTTAAGAATGAAAGTATTTGTCTTTTGTGACGCCAAGATTCAGCTTTTTTAAACGAATCAACTAAAGGGCCAAATGAACCCGTTGGTATTACTGGAGGTTTCTGTTCCTGGTCATTAGAACTCAATAAATTTGTCACTGAATGAAGGACATCTTCTATATCTTGAGGAAAAACAGTTGTAATAATTTTCTTCATTATCTCAagtaatctattgcaataaacAGATTTGGAACTTTTTGAATACATATTCCAGGAACTCTTTTCTTCTTCTGAAAAACACCTCATCCCAACTGCTTGTAAAAATTCATTTACATGGTGAAAATCATTAATAAGCTGGAAACTGCTGGATgattcctaaaaaaaatattcattttacaaaCTTAGTAAGTTAGTTAAAGATGGAGCATAAGCAATTTTTACTTGGTTTGATTGATGcttattaaattgaaaaaaaacatgttattttcATAGTTTTGTTTCACTGCATGGTTAACCTTTGAGTACCtaattttatgtacattttattttatatctttttaccATTTTCTTGTTTAATGCCTAGTAAATGTAATAAGTACCAAGACTTTGAGAAATTATATGTAACTTAGGAGTCATGTTTCTCCCTATTGCATAGAAATTTCTCATTCAAACAAGAATTTTGCTATAATTTTGGCCAATTGGTGTTATGTACTTGTTCACATTTAAATTGTTACTAAGTATAGATTCCTAAATGATTTTGACTGGAACCGGACAAAATAATTTGTGCATTTGGCCCAACATTGATGACCttaatatttcacaaaaaaataccaaactgttAATTCCAATCATCTCCCCTTAATGGTAATATAGTTCTTCATGTGCATCCTCATATAAGTAGAAACACTGTTTAACACTGTGTGAAGTTGCATtgaaaaccttttacattttaaGAGCAGTTGAGTTTAGAAGATAATTTGTGACCAACGAATGGAGAAGACAGGATGATTATTATATACCCCTTCAACCCCTCCCCCCCTTTTCTGAAAAAAAGCAAATCCTAGTTTGTGGGGTTGGGCTGTAacgtttaataaataaaattttataatattgataGAGAAACATTTATCTGATGCTTTTATGTTCATTTGTCTATGGAAATTAAAAGTTAACTTATATAATTCAATAAACTCTGTTGATTAACAAGATATAACAGTTCACAATCTGTCTGATAGCTGAAACATGTGAAAAATTCCTATCAATTTGGATAGAATTCTTACAAATGTAAAGCAGCAAGCATTAGTTTTactatgaaaagaaaagaaaatacaaaataatacctGTGATAAAAATTCCATGCTACTTTCAGAAAGTATGCTACTGCATTCACTCAAATTCTTCAATCCTCTTGTCTTTGTTACATCACtctgaaaaataaaagttttgtgtAACTTCATGTTGATCTGGTATCTCCCCTTTTTATCTTTTTGGGGATATGTcaaataaatctgtttttttacaagttgaacaagaatgtgtcccaagtacacggatctgcattatcattttctatgttcagtggaccgtaaaaatggggtaaaatctctaatttggcatataatataataaaaatagaaagattatatcataaggaacatgtgtactaagtttcatccCCAAATcgataaccgacatttttgtcccAAAAATCCGgttttaaattatatgaattaTTCCATATCACGTGATAAGGTGTTATCCAATAGAATTGATTGTattatatgtaaggtataataattataaatatcccctttttatttcatgtttttaattaattaatttattattttttgcttttttatacTCATGTACTTGTTTTGTTATTTCAGGGAGGCAAAGTATTGCCATCAGACTTTGCAGGCAATTGAAAAACACTGGAAACAAAATTCACAAGTCAATTAAAGAATACAATGACATCGGATGTCCAACAACAACCCTTCAATTGAATATTCTATTCAATGAGATCAAAGATCGCAATGGGGATATTTGGAAGACAGTTCATCTTGAAGATAGTGGTGAAGTTCCATGTGAAATAAAACAACAAGCAATCAACGCAAGATCACTGATTGAGCGAACTGTTTAGGAGCAAAGTCTTGTAAAACAAGAGATGAATTCAACTATTAATTGGTATTTCAATCGAGGTACTTAAATTATCAAGATTGGATAAATTCGATAATTCACAactaactatgtaagaatctgtttctctaatgattaaaaagacattttctttttttgttaaccgaaaatccccttcgagtgcctttcacattgcacgaagttgtcaatttcattaacatcggttatcatattttgattcatCGAGTTAGCTAAAAAGGTCGtcatgacccttaaaatcatctaatgatcttttgagatcaccagcaaccacacgttattttttttatacaatgggttcagAAAGGGATAAacttccatagaattagagaaaagcTCATACCCTCATGGATCACTTTATCAAAAGCCTgtttaaaatctacaaaacagGCAAATAGTTTACCCCCTTTTTACAAATATATCTATCAATAatggtttttaaaacaaaaacatgatcAGATGGTCTACATTTTTTGGAAAATCCAATTTGACATGGATAAATCACTGATTCTTTTACCAAAACATTATCTAGTCTGTTATTCAAAACAGAGTTAAACAATTTACCAACACAAGAGTTAATGGCAATGCCACCACAATTATCTGTTTAACTAGGATAACCAGACTTAAAAACAGCAGATAAATAAACTGATGACCACTGCATTGGATATTTACCAGATGAAAATACATGGTTAAACAGTTTCCGAATTAAAGTATTTAGAACtaaactgttatatatatatatatatatatgtttttaagttttttagaaataaatataacttatttcatttgatttcttaagttctttttttttagtagACTTTATtgcaacaaaaagaaaaataagagaaGACATTGGTTTGTAGAGAATGGAAAACAGGGAAACAGACATGTACATATATAcaggaaaaacaaaacaatttttggtttgttttttataGTTCAATTGTAGATCAATAATTTTGGCTCTTTGTTAAACTTGGCAATCGGTTGTGCCTAAATTATACCAAATTGTAAAATGCATGTACATAtttgacgtttttttttcttcatgatgATTTagctattttattttatcattatttatgtTCAGACGTGCAATATCTTTTCCGCGTGCGTTGTGATTTGGTGATTTCATTTTCTGTTCAATGGGTTTGTAGCATTATCGGTACAAAggaacaatttattttttctgcCCAAGATCTTTATAACTGCGGaacgtttttgattttttttctttttctctgcaatgtattttaaataaagaattttttaataattgcgatgaaatatgaaaaaaaggttTTCCCCAAAAAATCTTGGCATCGtagatatttaaaacttttcataGAGCTGTGTAAAGGTAACGTAAAAATCAATTATCTAACTTGTGAAATTTTAATCCGAAATTTTGAGTATAAACATTGAAAgtttattaaatgcatgaaaaaaGAATACATTAATCAAGACATATGTATAATTCGTTGTGTGTGACTGTTTCTTCTGTATGCCTGTTCTGATTTGTGTTACCTTCATATGCCTGTCTATTCCAGGATTCACAGAATTCCCCTTTCAAACATGTGTCACAGTAGCATGATGTTTCTCTGGTGGTAAGTTCGCCCTTCTGTAAGTCATAGGCCTCACCTTTAGTTTATTACGTTTGTCGAGCTTTTTCTTGCAATCTTcttttttcacaaacaaaaaattcACTTCTTAAATGTTTGAAGTTATAGACCAATCAAAAAAATCTTTTGGATCTTGGTTGGAACATCATGTGCCATGTAAGCACTTAATAACAGTCTTTAGAACAGGAATGCTCTACCATCAATCTACAGAGAAAGTCcatatatttgttttgatgtGGAAAGTTTTCATTTGAACTCTGAATCGGATCTTTCAACAACAGATGATAATACTGTCGAGGTCACCATTGGAAGTTAAGGGGACATGGGAGAAATTTCTGTTAATAGCTTGCCTATACCCACTAAGCAGCAGTTGAAAATAGAAAGATAAAGAATATGAAACTTACTGGAAATAACAAAGGAAAGATGCTATAcaagttaaaatttaaaactattgCAGAGGATTTCAGCTACTCTTACATCTATGGCAACTCGCATAGGGAGAACAGTTAATCCTAGAGATATATATTCGCCGTAGTAATTGTGTCAAGAGAGCAGTTGACACATTGACAATTTTATGATGTTTATATTAATATGTATAAAATTGTATGAATATGTTACTACATGTAGTCAGGGAAGAGAAGATAATGTCCATTACGCATATTATTTGCATTCTAGAATTCTGTTTCTggaataaaaatacatgtaattttgTATAGTCAATCACtatcaattattattattattgttatactATGTCAGTGATCAGAAGATTATCTAACTAGTGCTTAAGATGATAGTGATTAAATGATATAAACTGTGTGAGATAAGggcatatataaatatgtatgtaataattaagaatatttatttgtagGGTTATGaagaaatgtattttttctaATATTAGTATTTTTGTTCTAGAATGTGTGGTGATAATATACAGATCAGGGCAGACGAACAGGAACTGCAACAGTTCCACCATCTAGTCATCCGCCCTGCAACACCCATATTTAACCCGTTGGGCCAATACTGTCCAGTGAGTGAGGAGGTGCTGTACTCTATACAAGTACAGCACACCGAGAGAGCTGCACACTCACTGGTAGTATCTTCATCAGCCAAACCGACACATTTATAAATGTGGAAAGTGCCGCAAGATGTTTGGGATCAAGTCGAGGTGCTCTCGACATATTTCGTTTAAACATTATGTTAGAGaatataatattcataaatttttgaataCAATTGCGACCCCAAATGTAGACTACATTGAAACTCGGGGAGCGATGCTGCACAGATTGGGCACTGCAGAAGAGAATGCTGAAATTATAGATCGGGGAAAACGTGAGGCTAGCAGGAAGCGTGAAGAAAAAGCTAGGGCCTCACTAGTTCATCGTATAACAAGAGCGTTTGAAGGCTGCAGAAATTATGGTTAGAGACTTCTcatgataaataatatttttgaatgaACATTACATTATTGTGcttatatatatgcatttatatCCTTTGAATGTTCTGATTTATAGTTTTATGAACTTAATTTAACTTTTAAACTTCAAATTTTAGAAAGTTTTATCTACTAAGTGCCTTTTATTTACTTTTAGTTGGATCAATTTTACCCGTAATATTGGTCATTAGCGGGGAGGAATGTAGTGACCCGGCAATTATATAGAGTAAAACTGGTATTTCCCCAGATAGGAATTTGCTACAAGTTTATATACACGTATAAGAGGGATTATTTGATTTAGTAAACTAACATTTTCGACTATTGCTTCTTGgctatatttaattaaatttcgtCCCTACTTCTGAAGCACGTTGACTGGAAGTAGATGGACATACGACATTTTCTATTCATTAAATCTAGTGGTCAACTTAGGCCAATGCTGTCCTTGGTTCAAATAATTCGAAGATCTCGGTGTTTATCTCCCCACTTACGTAACAAACTTGTTGTTTTTCATGGTGTTTGATTCCattgttttaaaaagtataaatactTAAGTGTTTGCTACATCTTGGAGTTGTTGCATTAAGTAGTATTGTATATGTAGGGGCCCTGACACGGGTAAAACCATGATCCCATGTGACCAATGTAAGGAATGGTTCCATCTTACCTGCGTAGGCATATCGGTCAGTGAAGTGGAAGAGATAATCATATACACTTGCCCAAACTGTGCTTTAATTAATAGACAGTTAACCTCTGTAACAACAGGGACGTAACTTATTATATGTgaatgttaatgtttttttttatctttgtcttTCCATAATGTCGTACAAGGGACGCTAGTAGAGGAAGATCCCAAATTGGGAGGTATGTCTGATGTAAATAATAAATTGCAAAAGTTAGCCAAAACCCCTAAACCCAGGAAAGGCAGAGGTACCTTCATGGTGGGTATTGGTGGTACCTATGAATTAGTGTCTGGTGTTGGCCTCGTGCTAGTGGAGGAGGCCTCCGCTACAAGTAATTTGAGAGTTCAGAGAGAACAGGCAATCTTGCCTCCACCCAACAGGCAACCTTGCCTTGTCTATGTCAAAAGAGAAGGTGGATGATTTCTACGACTACAAGTGTCCTAGAAGCGGCAAGATGGAGAGATCTTACCTGATTAGTCAACGGGAACAGAGTGCCCGGGGCGTGGGTGCCCAGTGATGACCAGGAGCGTCAAGAGCCATATCTTGGGGGAGCACCTTTCGTTTATGTTTGCCCCCACTCAGGAGCTTCGCCATATGAGGGACATTTCCTTTCATCGTTACAGGGGTCATATGGTCATGGTCATGGCCCAGTGGCTAACCGGTAATACCTCTGCCACTTATGATGACATGGTGCAATTCCGTAGAAGAAATGCTAGAGTTCCTATTGGATATCCCCAGGCGGTAGAAGATATGCCTGTGTTCCGCACAGTTTGCCGGGAGATTGGGTGGCCTACCCAGGCCTGGTTTAAGATACCACCTGTGTGCAAGATCAGCAGCCCTGTGTGCATCCTACACTGGCGAGTCATGTCAAGTGTGTTGCACTTCCTAACTCCTACACATCAAGACATGATGTTCACGGAGAGGTATAACCAGAGGGAGGACAACCTCAGCCTTGAGGTATTGCAGCGCATGAACAAGCTGTTCATGGCCTCATCTGTAATGAGTAATTTGGTACCTGCTGGAGCCGAGTCCTGTGCACAAGGAAAGCATCATCCCAGATGCTCCTGTGACTGGACAGCTCTGTGCCGCCTTGGCCACTGCCACTATTCAAGAAGTAGCCCAAGAGGCAGAGAAAATACCCCAGGAGAAAGCCCTAGAGGTAGCTATATCCTCTAAGGCAGAGATATCAGAGGTCGAGGTATCGCCCAAGGAACAGCATCCTCAGGAGAAGAAGGTCAAACAGAGTCCTGAGGATAGGTGTATTGTGTTCCTAGTCTGGGAAAACATCAAGAGAAAGGTGCATGTCCTCTCTTTGGACTATTTGAGGACTCTGGCAGAGAAGCGGTTCCCGGGTAATGGGGCTGCAACACTTTTCTTCCAGGACACTTTGATTGATCCTTTGATAACTTTAAAAAACATCGTGGAGACGAGCCGCCTAGACCGTCCATAGAAATCCGTTTCCTAGATTCAAACAagttgtaaagacaaatctaggACAGCTCAACAGCTGGCCCTTGATGGGCGTTACTATGTGTAACAGCCACGGGATGCGAGGTAGGATTAACCTAATGAATTATATGACCATAACAAAAATGAGGAACATTTCTGTGTTAGTATcgaacatttattttatatgtgacatcatttttatatatctttatgtGAAGGAACAGTTAAGTATGTATATGGAACTATGGATTTATAGAAGATGTgtggatttatatatatatagtaattagaaattttaaatgtttataattaacAATTATTTTATCAACTTTGATATTTTTCGTTATCAATGTTGATTTGTAtacaatagtttaagaaaaatcgAAAAGTATTTTAGTAGATATTAGcggtttttattcaaagaaaataatgtgAATTTTAGTcgtgtgactttctgtcctgcattcTAAAAGATAATGTTTTGTGATGTATTGTGTAAATGTAAGGCAAAATAGTGTCCTGGAAAATTGTGTCCACATGGACACTATTTCCTTGAATTTAGGTATtcaataatgtccattgccatggatTATTGTCCCCTAAAGGACAGATTGTCATAGCAATATCTAAGAGATAGTGTCCACTTGAATACAGAATGTTATGAAATAGAGGACATTCAACATTATTTCATGGTGGACATTGTATTAAATCCTACTATTATTAACAAATTATGACTTCCAAGGGAAGTAAACCAATGGTcattataatgttttattatgcttgaattttaataaaataagaaagTATAATTAGAAAAtgattaatataaacaaaataaaaaatggatGGAAAGGAATACAGCATGTACagagaaatttacaactatacaAGTTATAAGAAATATCCTGATAATACAAATCTAAGTGACAGGAGAACTATAAGAAGGAAATGGATAacgtttaaaattaaatttgaagaaCTGTACTATATGTGCTATGACAAGAAGGCAAAAGAAAATGTGGAAAAACTAGTGGTACTCTGTGACAAGCTACATGCTGTTTTATTCATATGTCATGATGAAAGTGGAAGCCACTAGCAATGAATGttatttaatcatatatataaaaacagtACAGGAGGACAAAAATGTCCTGTAAAAAATGTCAAGGTGGACATCTTATCACTGAAGTATAGTATTTAATTATGTCGACTTTCAGGGACACTTTTTCATACCTGAGGACagtttttcatagaaaaaatgtgtccaggacacatataaataagtaaatattgtccCGAGACCGTATTTTCTAGGAAATAATGTCCAGTGGACACTTTTTCATTGGggacattattaaatcctacaTAAACGCTCTTTGCACGtcaagaacccttgcaacaactctttgaggggtccgtaggtggcctgttgcaaggcaaaatttctgtccctatccaatataccctcattttccggtggcagtccaaatttctccgaccatcaccCCAGATGGCtactattgtatcaacctacctattgtatttattgtgaacttgttctcgtcctgaatatgcatgaaatatttgccactagacgttaagcaaccaacaatcaatcaatcatttattgTGTAAAACTTCAAGTATACACTTGCGACACTACtttgttgatttattttacactataaacgacaaatttatttccTCTTACCTGTGTAAAAATGTTTGTCACTTCATGTTTTCTAACTTGCTGTCGTATAGGTATTTTACACGATGTACAATTTAGACGATCTATAAGTTTAATAAGTAGCTATCTTTGCCGCATTGACTCATAACtcgttttattaaaaaaataacccGCATCCACATCATAAAGATTATTATCCAGCGCATGTGAACTTTTTTTCCTGAACGTATTCGTAATCATGCATTTAGTTACTGACCAATAATTTTCAACGGGAACGGAAATAAACTTGTCGTTTATAGTATGAATAAATCGAGATACGAGTCATTTTTAtccgaccgcaaattttgaaaaaatgttcgtcgtatattgctatcacgttggcgtcgtcgtcgtcgtccgaatacttttagttttcgcactctaacttaagtaaacgtgaatagaaatctatgaaattttaacacaagatttatgaccataaaaggaaggttggtattgattttgggagttttggtcccaacattttaggaattaggggccaaaaagggcccacataaacattttcttggttttcgcactataactttagatTAATTTAAtggaaatctttgaaattttgacacaaggtttaagaccacaaaagaaaggttgggactgattttgggagtt
Encoded here:
- the LOC139494786 gene encoding uncharacterized protein, with protein sequence MEFLSQESSSSFQLINDFHHVNEFLQAVGMRCFSEEEKSSWNMYSKSSKSVYCNRLLEIMKKIITTVFPQDIEDVLHSVTNLLSSNDQEQKPPVIPTGSFGPLVDSFKKAESWRHKRQILSFLTQTMSYNQVFEMLPDVSENKYYAAKSHATIVGPGLPLTTSLTRQRMDPVKLDNFLDFITSSHVVRDLPYGERKIKMSDGSVHEMPNVVRCMGSSDVIQQYKVYCSENN